The sequence below is a genomic window from Cicer arietinum cultivar CDC Frontier isolate Library 1 chromosome 6, Cicar.CDCFrontier_v2.0, whole genome shotgun sequence.
TAATCAaagttaaaaaagttttatCGTATAATAATGATtgacaatatttcatcaaaaaataATAGTGATAGATTATATTTATAGGATTATATAGTATGCATTTTCAACACAACAATTAATAAGAATTATTTACTGTCACATCACACCATCTCTATTATctatagaattatttttaaattgataatataaattgGATGTCCATATAAAATTGTTATACGGACCctttacttatttaaaaatcataataactTAATTGTagctttcttttatttttaccaatttacGAAATCGGTcgtcttattttaaaatctgacattttttatttttcaatctaatttttaaactaaaaaatagcaATGTGATTAGTGACATATGATACAAtaatgtagaatgattaacaatCGCAATAAaatcttttcaaaatttaatttttaacttcaaacaaattttcttttttaaaattaattaatgacatgAATAATTAGtacatttatataatattataccaAATCTTAAGTtacaaaatatgtcaaattaaacatttattagtttaaaattttgaatgaaaaacaaaattgtcaatttttaaaatagtgaaggcaattttgtaaaagtaaaaaaaacaaaattattattaaattaaaaataataactttgaaCATACCCGGCTATGAGTATGTTGAGCTTGACGGTGGCTCCCGCCGCGATTCCCGCAAATTCTCCCATCTGCATCATGTTCACACTCCAGATTAATTACTGTCAAAaagtttcataaaaattaataaataaataaataaatgtcaaaaaagaaATCGTAAGGAGATTCATCTGTTAACACTAGTGGATCACCTGCTAATATATAGTTGACCTAATCTTGAAAATcggaaaaaataattaatttatgtaattaaaatgataatacTTACAACCCTTGTGTCGGTGGCAACAACAGTTCTCCCATCTGCATCATGTTCACACTCCAgattaattaatgtaaaaaagtttcataaaaattaataaataaataaatgtcaaaaaagaaATCGTAAGGAGATTCATCTGTTAACACTAGTGGATCACCTGCTAATATATAGTTGACCTAATCTTGAAAATcggaaaaaataattaatttatgtaattaaaatgataatacTTACAGCTCTTGTGTCGGTGGCAACATCAGTGACAACAAACATGAGATTAAAGCCAATAATGAATTCTAATGCAAAAGCTTCACCAATTGCTACCGAAGGAACCGTCACTCCACCATTCATGAATGGATGAAAAATCACTTTCAGAGAAAATGCAACACATATTCATGCCAATATTTGTGGACCAATATACACAGGTACCTAcaattcattaaattattaaactattatatatatattatcatcattattatataaaatgcaAGTTAAGGGTTTTTACATTCTTTCAAGGAAAATGCTTCAATGCAGCAAATGAGATGGTAACAGCAGGATTGAGATGAGCACCAGAGATATGACCAGTTGATAGAATTATGATCATAACAGCAAGTCCACTAGCTCCAGCACATCCAATTAGTGTCTCTGAATTTTCAACCTTTTCGTTCTCTATTGCACTTCCCATTCCAGCAAACATTAGAATGAATGTGCCTATAAACTCTGCTGCAACCTATACTAATAATAACTTCAATCAATTGTAAGGATTGTATTCActatatttaactttaattcTCTATAATATCAAAAATACGACACAAATGTAAATGAAATGTACCTTTTTAGCAAGAGGGATAGGAGCAGGTGGCAATGGCAAAGCACAAGacacttaaatatatttaagattttaaaaaaaatatcattatgatataatttatatttgaagttattcttaaaatatttttatgatattatagAGTTGTTCCTTATTTTAAGCTTATGATATGTTTTTGAATTACAATATAGTTctatttataaaacaataagTACAAGTTAAAAACTTACATATAATATTATCTCACATAATTTTGCAAATGCAAACTCTAAAAACTCCACTGAAATGTCGTAAAGTTGAGATCTCTTTAAGTATTTATGAAAGCAAAGagtaaaaataaagtaatatatttaatattataattattaaattatttttctcattctcTCTCATAACTGAACTATGAGGGTTTCAAACTTCATGGTTGTGCATATAGAACTAAACTTAACATAATAAAGTCCACGGATTTCTAAAAAGGAGTGAAAAAACTTTAAATGTGACTATAAACAATTGagtgaagatttttaattatAGATTCAAAAGTTC
It includes:
- the LOC101511756 gene encoding LOW QUALITY PROTEIN: aquaporin NIP6-1 (The sequence of the model RefSeq protein was modified relative to this genomic sequence to represent the inferred CDS: substituted 2 bases at 2 genomic stop codons), which gives rise to MYTCWRLIANMLENYITILGTDVNILETVVNMLENDVRILEINLSCALPLPPAPIPLAKKVAAEFIGTFILMFAGMGSAIENEKVENSETLIGCAGASGLAVMIIILSTGHISGAHLNPAVTISFAALKHFPXKNVPVYIGPQILAXICVAFSLKVIFHPFMNGGVTVPSVAIGEAFALEFIIGFNLMFVVTDVATDTRAVSIIILIT